In one window of Egicoccus sp. AB-alg2 DNA:
- a CDS encoding adenylate cyclase regulatory domain-containing protein, with amino-acid sequence MADSSQDLTGELPQFVRDVLGRPRPLTDEDRATEQALLELGVPADQARAAVAEGRVPLVLAQRVLGDEPRYDLQELSQRADVPAELLQRVRVASGLPLPDRYSDTDLRWARHLRALLQLLPVEAVVRSARARGTALSTVARSDLGVVRDEVLLPMRQAGADDLAVASGLAETARRLDEVARDVLTITYGLQLEHQLSTELAAMLTRTEDAEVELAVGFVDVVGWTSLSSRVDPSGLDDVLDAFEERVVDVTSPDRQVTVVKYLGDAAMLVAADPALLIGAMVELTTPVPELEDVPLRGGMAAGAALVREGDIYGPPVNRAARLTDLARPWSLLIDDDLHDVVPEELSPRRLRPVRLRGIGVRRPVAVRAR; translated from the coding sequence GTGGCCGACTCCTCGCAGGACCTGACCGGCGAACTGCCGCAGTTCGTCCGGGACGTGCTGGGTCGGCCGCGTCCGCTGACCGACGAGGACCGCGCCACGGAGCAGGCGCTGCTCGAACTGGGGGTGCCCGCCGACCAGGCCCGCGCGGCCGTGGCCGAGGGCCGCGTGCCGCTGGTCCTGGCCCAGCGCGTGCTGGGCGACGAGCCGCGCTACGACCTGCAGGAGCTCTCGCAGCGAGCCGACGTTCCCGCCGAGCTCCTCCAGCGGGTGCGCGTCGCCAGCGGGCTGCCGCTGCCGGACCGCTATTCGGACACGGACCTGCGCTGGGCACGCCACCTGCGCGCCCTGCTGCAGCTGCTGCCGGTCGAGGCGGTCGTGCGCTCCGCACGGGCGCGCGGTACCGCGCTCAGCACGGTGGCCCGCAGTGACCTCGGCGTCGTGCGCGACGAGGTGCTGCTGCCCATGCGCCAGGCTGGTGCCGACGACCTCGCCGTCGCCTCGGGACTGGCGGAGACGGCGCGCCGCCTCGACGAGGTCGCCCGCGACGTGCTCACCATCACGTACGGCCTGCAGCTGGAGCACCAGCTCAGCACGGAACTGGCCGCCATGCTGACACGCACCGAGGATGCCGAGGTCGAGTTGGCGGTCGGCTTCGTCGACGTCGTCGGGTGGACGTCGCTGTCGTCGCGGGTGGATCCGTCCGGCCTCGACGACGTGCTCGACGCCTTCGAGGAGCGGGTGGTCGACGTCACCTCGCCGGACCGCCAGGTCACGGTGGTCAAGTACCTCGGCGACGCGGCCATGCTGGTGGCGGCCGACCCGGCGTTGCTGATCGGTGCGATGGTGGAGTTGACCACGCCCGTCCCGGAGCTCGAGGACGTGCCGCTTCGCGGCGGGATGGCCGCCGGGGCGGCGCTGGTCCGCGAGGGCGACATCTACGGGCCGCCGGTGAACCGGGCCGCGCGGCTGACCGACCTCGCACGGCCGTGGAGTCTGCTGATCGACGACGACCTGCACGACGTCGTGCCCGAGGAGCTCTCGCCGCGCCGGCTGCGGCCCGTACGGCTGCGGGGCATCGGCGTGCGCCGGCCGGTGGCGGTGCGGGCTCGCTGA